The Amycolatopsis coloradensis sequence CGCCTCCAGGAAGGTGATCCCGGCGTATTCGGGCACGGCGGCCGAAACCGCCGGGCGGACCCGTGACCACGCGCCGTCGGCACCGATGACCAGATCCGTCTCGATCGTCGTTCCGTCCGTGAACAGCAAGCGCCCGGGAGCCTCGACCCGATCCAGGGTCCGTCCCCAGTGGACGGTGCCCGGCTCCAGCGAGTCGAGCAGGAGTCCGCGCAGCTGACCTCGGTCGATCTCCGGTTTGAACATCTCCCCTTCGGCAGAAACATGGCACACCAGGAGACGTCCGGCGGGATCCAGTTTGCGCATCTCCTGCCCTTCCGGGCGGGCGAGGGTGAAGAACTCGTCGAGAAGGCCGGCTTCACGCAGGGCCAGCTGCCCGGCGTCCGCGTGGAGGTCGAGGGTGCCGCCCTGGTTGCGGACCCGGGGATGCGGATCGCGGTCGTAGACCGTCACGGGGACGCCGTGTTTCTGCAGGATGCGGGCGCAGGTCAACCCACCAGGGCCCGCTCCGATGATGCTGATCGTCATGACCCCAGAAAAGCAGAACGAGTTAAAAAGTGCAATGAGTCAACTTAGTGACCGTGACAACTCATGCGGTAAGGTGCGCTCATGGAGACACCGGGACGGCGTGAACGCAAGAAGGCGGCCACCCGCCAAGCGCTGGCGGACGCCGCGCTGAAGTTGTTCCTGGAGCGGGGCTACGACCAGGTGAGCATCCGCGACATCGCCGAGGCGGCCGACGTCTCGACGACGACACTGTTCAAGCACTTCCCCGGCAAGGAGGCGCTGGTCTTCGACGAGTCGCAGGACCGCGAAGCACGCTTGGTCGCCGCCGTCCGGGAGCGCGAAAAGGGCCAGAGCATCGTCGAGGGACTGCGCGAGTACGTGCTCGCGACGTGGCTTCCGATCACGACGCATCCCCAGTACGCCGAGTTCACCGCGCTGGTGAACGGCACCCCTGCGCTGCAGGAGTACGGCGAGCGTATGTGGACCCGGCACGCCGCGGCCCTCGGCGCCGCCATCGCCGAAGAGACCGGCGTGGGCCCCGACGACATCGCCTGCCGCGCGCTCGCGCGTTTCGTGCTGGACATCCCGGCGCTCACCAGGGGCCGCCCGGATCCGCGGGAGGACGTCGAGAGGATCTTCGACCTCCTCGAACGCGGCTGGCGCTAGTCCTCTTCGGGGCGGGAGCCGCGCAACGAGCCCGGATGCGCCTTGGCGGAGGGATCCTTGCGGGTCTTGAGCAGGCTCGCCACCGTCACCACGACGAGGATGCCGATGATCACCGCGAGGCTGACCGGCGTCGAGATCTCCGGAACGCTCTCGTCGATGTCGACGTGTGCCCAGTGCAGGATCAGCTTGATCCCGATGAACCCGAGGATCACCGCGAGCCCGGCCGACAGGTACACGAGGCGATCGAGCAGGCCCTTCACCAGGAAGTACAGCGCCCGAAGGCCCAGCAGAGCGAAGGCGTTGGCCGCGAAGACCAGGTACGGCTCGTCGGTGACACCGAAGACCGCGGGGATCGAGTCCAGCGCGAACAGCAGGTCGATCCCGCCGATCGCGAGCAGCACCACGACCAGCGGCGTGCCCACCCTTTTCCCGTCCACGCGGGTGAGCAGCTTGCCGCCGTCGTATTCGGTGGACAACGGCAGGAGACGGCGCGCGGACCGCACCACCACGTTGTTCTCGACGTCCGGATCCTCGTCGCGATGCCGGAACAGCTGGATGCCGGTGTAGATCAGCAACAGCCCGAACAGCAGGAACATGAAGGAGAACAAGGAAAGCAGCGTGGCGCCGAGCGCGATGAAGATCGCGCGCATGATCAGCGCGACGACGATGCCGAACGTGAGCACCTTGTGCTGATGTTCCTCGGGTACCGCGAAGGTGCTCATGATGATCACGAAGACGAAGAGATTGTCGACGGACAAGCTCTTCTCGACGATGTAACCCGCGAAGTACTGCTGCCCGAAGTCGCCACCGTGCGCGAGCGTCAGCCAGACACCGAACGCCACCGCGACCAGGATGTAGCCGATCGACCAGGCCACCGCCTCGCCGAAGCCGACCTTGTGCGGGCGCACCGCCGCGAGAACGAGATCGAGTGCCAGGAGCCCGAGCACCAGTCCGATCGTGACGATCCAGGTGAGGCCATCGATCTGGAGCATCCGCACCCTGTCTTTCCGTGGACGGCAGGTGCCAAGATCCTAAGTGCGACTCCCCCGGTCCGCATTCGCATGACCCGGCGCCGCGTCCAGCAGTGCGGCGAGCACGGTCTTGAGCAGCGGGTGCTCCGCGCTCCCCCGCCGGACGGCGGCGAACACGCGGCGCAGCGGCGGCTCGCCGCGCAACGGGACGGCGACAGCGCCGGGCACGGCGGCGAAAGCGTTGCGCGGCACCAGTGCCACGCCCTCGCCCGCGGCGACCAGGGTGGTGATCGCGTGGAAATCGTCGGAGACGTGCCGGATCGCCGGGTTGGCGCACACGATCATCAGCACGTCCCGGCACGGATTCCCGGGTTTCGGCGCGATCCACTCGTCGTCGGCGAGTTCGTCGATGTCCACTTCGGACGCTTCGGCGAGCCGGTGCGCGGTGGGCAGCACGACGTCGAAGGGCTCCACGTACAGGGGGAACCGGGTGAGCCTGCTTTCATCCGTCCGTGGCGAGAGCCGGTACTCCTCGGTGATCGCCAGATCGACCTCGCCGTCGAGCAGCAGCGGGATGCTCGCGTGCCCCTCGACGTCCTGCACCTGCATGGAGACCCCGGGCGACCCGGCACGCAGCGAGGCGATCGCCGGCGCCACGACCATCGTGATGGCGGAGGCGAAACTCGCCAGCCGCACCAGGCCCTGTACGCCGGAATCGAGCGCGGCCAGCGTCGCCCGCGCCCGTTCCAGTTCGGCGGCGACGGCGTTGGCGTGCACCACCATCAGTTCACCCGCCGGGGTCAGCGAAACCCGCCTGCCCCGGCGGCGAAGCAGCTGCTGGCCGCACTCGGCTTCGNNNNNNNNNNCTCGGCTTCGAGTGCGGCCAGCTGCTGGGAGACCGCGGACGGCGTCAGATGCAGCGCCTGGCCCGCCGCCGTCACGGTGCCGTGGTCGGCGAGGGCGCGCAGTACGCGCAGCCGTCGCGGATCGATCATTCGTCCATCATGGACCTTGCCGTCACGAACGCGTCGACGGCCCGGTTGACGTCGTCGGCCGAGTGCGCCGCCGACATCTGCGTCCGGATCCGGGCCTTGCCGTGCGGCACCACCGGGTAGGAGAACCCGATCACGTAGATGCCCTGGTCGAGCAGCAGATCCGCCATCTTGCCCGCCTTGGCGGCGTCGCCGATCATCACCGGGATGATCGGGTGCTCGCCCGGGAGCAGGTCGAAACCGGCCTCGGTCATCCGTCGCCGGAACAGCTCCGTGTTGGCGCGCAGCTTGCCCAGCAGTTCACTCGACTCGTCCAGCAGCTCCAGCGTGGCGAGCGCGGCCGCGGTGATCGACGGCGCCAGCGAGTTCGAGAACAGGTACGGCCGCGAACGCTGCCGGAGCATCTCGACGATTTCCGCACGACCCGAGGTGTAACCGCCGCTCGCGCCGCCCAGCGCCTTGCCGAGGGTGCCGGTCAGCACGTCGACCTTGTCCTGGACGCCGAACAGCTCGGGCGTGCCGCGACCGGTCGGCCCGGTGAAACCGACGGCGTGCGAGTCGTCGACCATCACCAGGGCGTCGTAGCGCTCGGCCAGCTCGCAGATCTCGTCGAGCGGCGCGAGGTAGCCGTCCATCGAGAACACGCCGTCGGTGGCGATCATCCGGTACCGCGCGCCGGACGCCTCCTTCAGCCGGGCTTCCAGATCCGCGACGTCGCGGTTGCGGTAGCGCATCCGCTTCGCCTTGCACAGCCGGACGCCGTCGATGATCGACGCGTGGTTGAGCTCGTCGGAGATGATGACGTCCTGGTCCGTCAGCAGCGTCTCGAAGAGCCCCGCGTTGGCGTCGAAACAGGAGCTGTAGAGGATCGTGTCCTCGGTGCCGAGGAACTCCGACAGCTTCGCTTCGAGCTCCTTGTGCGGCTGCTGGGTCCCGCAGATGAACCGCACCGACGCCATGCCGAAGCCCCAGCGGTCCAGCGCCTCTTGCGCGGCCTTGACCAGCTTGGGGTGGTCGGCGAGGCCGAGGTAGTTGTTGGCGCAGAAGTTGAGGACGTCGCCGTCGCCGACGCTGACCGAAGCCCGTTGCGGTCCCTGGATCACCCGCTCGCCCTTGTACAGCCCGGCTTCCCGGATCTCGGCGAGCCCGGCCTTGAGGTCGTCGCGCATCGCGCCGTACATCAGTTCTCCGTCCAGTCCAGAATGACCTTGCCGCAGCGGCCTTCCCTGGCCGTCGCGAACGCCTTCTCGTATTCGGTGTAGCCGAACCGGTGGGTGATCACCGGCGAGATGTCCAGCCCGGCCTGCAGCAGGACGGACATCGAGTACCACGTCTCGAACATCTCGCGCCCGTAGATCCCCTTGAGCTGGATCATCTTCAGCACCACGGACGCGACGTCGACCGACACGTCGGAAGCGGGGAGGCCGAGCAGCGCGATGCGCCCACCGTGGGACATGTTCGCGATCATGTCGCGCAGCGCCTCGGGCCGCCCGCTCATCTCCATGCCGACGTCGAAGCCCTCGGCCATGCCGAGCCGCTCCTGCGCGTCGGCGATGGTCGCGGAGGAGACGTCCAGCGCGAGGTCGACGCCGACCTTGCGGGCCAGTTCCAGGCGGTGCTCGCTGACGTCGGTGACGACGACGTTGCGCGCGCCCGCGTGCCGCGCGATGGCGGCGGCCATGATGCCGATCGGGCCGGCGCCGGTGACCAGTACGTCCTCGCCGATGACGGGGAAGGACAGCGCGGTGTGCACGGCGTTGCCGAGCGGATCGAAGATCGCGGCGATGTCGAGGTCGACCTTGGTGCGGTGCACCCAGGCGTTCATCTCGGGCAGGACGGCGTACTGCGCGAAGGCGCCATCGGTGTGCACGCCGAGGCCCTTGGTCCTGGCGCACAGGTGACGCCGCCCGGCCTTGCAGTTGCGGCAGCTTCCGCAGACCAGGTGCCCCTCGCCGCTGACCAGGTCGCCCACCTTGACCGTCGTCACCGAGCGGCCGATCTCGACCACCTCGCCGACGAACTCGTGCCCGATCACCAGCGGCGCGGCGATGGTGCGCGCCGCCCAGTCGTCCCAGGAGTCGATGTGCAGATCGGTACCGCAGATCCCGGCGCGCAGCACGCGGACGGCGACGTCGCCGGGGCCGACGGCGGGGTCCGGCACGTCGGCGAGTTCCAGCCCGGGTGCTCGGTCGGCTTTGACCAATGCCTTCATGGCGCGAAGTCTGGCCCGCCCGTGCTGTTCAGTCCATCGCGAGTTTCTGAAATCCCTCGTTAGCGTGTCTTCACAAGGAGCCCGGGACCCGGACCGACACGAAGTCCGGCCGTGGAATCACTTCGAAGCCGATCGACTCGTAGAGCCGGATGGCCGGCGTGTTCGTCGCCGCCGCGTGCATCATCGGGTGTTCGCCGCGGGCCCGGATCCCCGCCGCCACCGCGCGGATGAGCCGGGTCGCCAGTCCCTGGCCGCGATACGCCGGGTCGGTGCAGACGGCGCTGATCTCGGTCCAGCCGGGTGGGTGCATGCGCTCCCCCGCCATCGCGATCAGCTCGCCGTCGCGCCGGATGCCCAGATATGTCCCCAATTCGATGGTCCGTTTCCGGAACGGTCCCGGCTTGGTCCGCTCCACGAGGTGGAGCATCTCCGGGACGTCGTCCGGCCCCAGTACGACGGCTTCGGGATCTTCGGCGGCTTCGAGCGCGACGTCGACCAGCCGGACTCCGGCGATCCTGCCGAGGACTTCCCAGTCCGCCGGGACGGGCAGCGCGTTGTGGACGGTGACCGTCTGGCCGGGACCCGCCAGCGCGGCGACATCAGCCCACACGCCGTCGTCCGGCTCGGGCGGCAGGGCGAAGAAGGGCGCGACGTCAACCTGATAGCGCAGCACCTGTCCGAAGCGCTCCGCGAAGTGGGCGTGCGGCCCGGTCAGCGAAGCCCAGGCCGGGTCGTCGAAAGGGGTGACCATGACTGCTCCGACAGCGGACGGCGGGCTTTCATTCCCGCTTCCACATCCTGAGCGCTCAGGTACCCGGCACCAGCAGCGGCGAATGCGGGTCGAGCTCGACCCCGCGTTCCCGGAGGGTGTCGTCGATGACCCGCCAGATCCACCGCACCAGCTGGCTCGCGAGCTCCGGGAGTTCGAGGCCGCCCGGATTCTCCAGCCAGCGCGCGGCACTCGTGTCGACGAGGCCGACCAGCCCGAAGGCGAGCGGCTCGGCGATCCGGCCGTCGAGGTCGAAGGTGTCGAGGTAGTGCTCGAACAGGATGGTGAGCTGCCTGGCGATCGCCGTTTTGACGTCGGTGATGGCGTCGCCGCGCCGCCCGGCCTGGGAATGCCGGGCGAGATAGCGGTAGAGGTTCCCGTATTCGGCGAGCCAGCCGGTGTGCGCGCCCACCGCGACGGTGATCAGCTGCATCGGCGTCCCGCTCGGGTCCCACAGCGGAGCCAGTTCGGCGGTGATGAGGCGGACGGCCCGGTCGGCGATCGAACGCTGCAGGTCGGCGGCGTCGTCGAAGTGCTTGTACACCCGGGTTCTCGCCACCCCCGCTTCGTCGGCGATCTGTTCGGTGGAGACCTCCGGCCCGTGCTCGGCGATCGCGCGCAGCGCCGCGTCGACGAATTCCCGTCGGCGGCGCTCCCGCTGTCCCGCCCAGCGCGCCGCCCGGCCATCCGGCCGCGGCGCGTCGGCTTCAGGCGTCATCCCCCGGAGTTTATCGGCGGCCGGTTAACCGGTACACTGCCGTACCCGTTACTTCGGGTATGCAGATCGGCCCGTCCGGGAGACCGCGATGAGGGAAGACGTCGACACCACGGCGGACGCAACGCTGCTCGACGCCTTCCGCGCCGGTGACATCGCCGCCGGCGAAACCCTTTTCCGGCGGCACGCCGAGCCGCTGCGCCGGATCGCCGCGGGCTGGGTCGCCGAGCCCGCCGAACGGGACGACCTCGTGGCCGAAGCGTTCGTGCGTGTCCTGAGCGTCATCCGCGACGGCGGCGGCCCGCGGGAGAACCTCCGCCCCTATCTCGCGGTCACCATCCGGAATCTCGCGGCCAAATGGAGCCACCACCACAAGCGGGTCGAGCTGTACGGCACGACCCCGGCAGTCGAAGAGGCCACCGGGACGATCGGCGCGGAGGAACTCCTCATCCTCCGCTCGAACG is a genomic window containing:
- a CDS encoding NAD(P)/FAD-dependent oxidoreductase, which codes for MTISIIGAGPGGLTCARILQKHGVPVTVYDRDPHPRVRNQGGTLDLHADAGQLALREAGLLDEFFTLARPEGQEMRKLDPAGRLLVCHVSAEGEMFKPEIDRGQLRGLLLDSLEPGTVHWGRTLDRVEAPGRLLFTDGTTIETDLVIGADGAWSRVRPAVSAAVPEYAGITFLEAWFDDVENAHPELAELVGKGSAMAADGERCLFAQRNSGDHIRVYIIQRLPADWIESTSDVRGRLLEAFSGWSPSMLRMITDNDGPYVDRPLYVLPVPHTWEHTSWVTLLGDAAHLMPPLGVGVNLAMVDACELALALAGSASVGEGVALYEKTMLPRSEEVARQLENGAQGLLDVD
- a CDS encoding helix-turn-helix domain-containing protein, yielding METPGRRERKKAATRQALADAALKLFLERGYDQVSIRDIAEAADVSTTTLFKHFPGKEALVFDESQDREARLVAAVREREKGQSIVEGLREYVLATWLPITTHPQYAEFTALVNGTPALQEYGERMWTRHAAALGAAIAEETGVGPDDIACRALARFVLDIPALTRGRPDPREDVERIFDLLERGWR
- a CDS encoding TerC/Alx family metal homeostasis membrane protein, translating into MLQIDGLTWIVTIGLVLGLLALDLVLAAVRPHKVGFGEAVAWSIGYILVAVAFGVWLTLAHGGDFGQQYFAGYIVEKSLSVDNLFVFVIIMSTFAVPEEHQHKVLTFGIVVALIMRAIFIALGATLLSLFSFMFLLFGLLLIYTGIQLFRHRDEDPDVENNVVVRSARRLLPLSTEYDGGKLLTRVDGKRVGTPLVVVLLAIGGIDLLFALDSIPAVFGVTDEPYLVFAANAFALLGLRALYFLVKGLLDRLVYLSAGLAVILGFIGIKLILHWAHVDIDESVPEISTPVSLAVIIGILVVVTVASLLKTRKDPSAKAHPGSLRGSRPEED
- a CDS encoding LysR substrate-binding domain-containing protein, with the translated sequence EAECGQQLLRRRGRRVSLTPAGELMVVHANAVAAELERARATLAALDSGVQGLVRLASFASAITMVVAPAIASLRAGSPGVSMQVQDVEGHASIPLLLDGEVDLAITEEYRLSPRTDESRLTRFPLYVEPFDVVLPTAHRLAEASEVDIDELADDEWIAPKPGNPCRDVLMIVCANPAIRHVSDDFHAITTLVAAGEGVALVPRNAFAAVPGAVAVPLRGEPPLRRVFAAVRRGSAEHPLLKTVLAALLDAAPGHANADRGSRT
- a CDS encoding LysR family transcriptional regulator — encoded protein: MIDPRRLRVLRALADHGTVTAAGQALHLTPSAVSQQLAALEAE
- a CDS encoding glycine C-acetyltransferase → MYGAMRDDLKAGLAEIREAGLYKGERVIQGPQRASVSVGDGDVLNFCANNYLGLADHPKLVKAAQEALDRWGFGMASVRFICGTQQPHKELEAKLSEFLGTEDTILYSSCFDANAGLFETLLTDQDVIISDELNHASIIDGVRLCKAKRMRYRNRDVADLEARLKEASGARYRMIATDGVFSMDGYLAPLDEICELAERYDALVMVDDSHAVGFTGPTGRGTPELFGVQDKVDVLTGTLGKALGGASGGYTSGRAEIVEMLRQRSRPYLFSNSLAPSITAAALATLELLDESSELLGKLRANTELFRRRMTEAGFDLLPGEHPIIPVMIGDAAKAGKMADLLLDQGIYVIGFSYPVVPHGKARIRTQMSAAHSADDVNRAVDAFVTARSMMDE
- the tdh gene encoding L-threonine 3-dehydrogenase, with the translated sequence MKALVKADRAPGLELADVPDPAVGPGDVAVRVLRAGICGTDLHIDSWDDWAARTIAAPLVIGHEFVGEVVEIGRSVTTVKVGDLVSGEGHLVCGSCRNCKAGRRHLCARTKGLGVHTDGAFAQYAVLPEMNAWVHRTKVDLDIAAIFDPLGNAVHTALSFPVIGEDVLVTGAGPIGIMAAAIARHAGARNVVVTDVSEHRLELARKVGVDLALDVSSATIADAQERLGMAEGFDVGMEMSGRPEALRDMIANMSHGGRIALLGLPASDVSVDVASVVLKMIQLKGIYGREMFETWYSMSVLLQAGLDISPVITHRFGYTEYEKAFATAREGRCGKVILDWTEN
- a CDS encoding GNAT family N-acetyltransferase — its product is MVTPFDDPAWASLTGPHAHFAERFGQVLRYQVDVAPFFALPPEPDDGVWADVAALAGPGQTVTVHNALPVPADWEVLGRIAGVRLVDVALEAAEDPEAVVLGPDDVPEMLHLVERTKPGPFRKRTIELGTYLGIRRDGELIAMAGERMHPPGWTEISAVCTDPAYRGQGLATRLIRAVAAGIRARGEHPMMHAAATNTPAIRLYESIGFEVIPRPDFVSVRVPGSL
- a CDS encoding TetR/AcrR family transcriptional regulator → MTPEADAPRPDGRAARWAGQRERRRREFVDAALRAIAEHGPEVSTEQIADEAGVARTRVYKHFDDAADLQRSIADRAVRLITAELAPLWDPSGTPMQLITVAVGAHTGWLAEYGNLYRYLARHSQAGRRGDAITDVKTAIARQLTILFEHYLDTFDLDGRIAEPLAFGLVGLVDTSAARWLENPGGLELPELASQLVRWIWRVIDDTLRERGVELDPHSPLLVPGT